Part of the bacterium genome is shown below.
AATAGGTGTCCATCATCCAGGCCATGATCTGTTCGTTGGTCCCCATGTCCGGCGCGGGGATGTCCATTTCAGGGCCGATGAAGGGGAGGAGCTCCGCGGTGAACCGGCGGGTGAGGCCCTCGAGCTCGCGTTGCGAGAGTTCGTAAGGTTTTACGGCGACGCCGCCTTTTGCGCCGCCGTAGGGAAGATTCATGAGAGAGCACTTCCAGCTCATCCACATGGCCAGTGCGGCGACCTCGCCGAGGCTGACATCTTCCTGGTAGCGGATGCCGCCTTTGGATGGTCCCAGGGTCAGATTGTGCTGGACGCGGTAGCCGGCGAAGACGCGCGTCGATCCATTGTCCATTTTCACGGGAATCGAGACGAGCAGCGCGCGCTTGGGCTGGCGGAGCCTTTGGTGGATGCCATCATCGAGATGAAGAAGGCACGCCGTATCGTCGAGTTGGGCCAAGGCGGCGCGGTACATCGGAGAGTCGCACTCGCGCAGATAGGGATTTCCGGAAATCAGGTTTTCCTCGCTGGTCTTCACTTTCCCTTCCATTTGGGCTTCCGCTTTTCCAAAAAAGCGTTGATTCCCTCGGCCTTGTCCTCCGTTTCGCAAAGCGCCCCCTGGGCGAATTTTTCCAGCGCGAGCCCGGCCGCGATGCTTCCCTCCATGCCGGAGTGGATCATGGCTTTCATGAACCGAGGCACCATCGGCGCAAAGGCGGCCAGATGATCGGCCATGCGGCGGACGGTGGGCATCAGCTCCTCGAGCGGAACGACGCGTGTCACCAAGCCCATGCGGAGCGCCTGCTCAGCGTCAATGGTCTCGCCCATCAAGAGCATCTCCATGGCCCATGCGCGGCCGATGAGCCGCGGCAGTCTCTGGGTGGCCCCGCCGCCCGGAATGATGCCGAGCTTGCCCTCCGGGGTGGCGAAGCGGGCGTTTTCGGCGGCGACGCGCAGATCGCAGCCCAGGGCGACTTCCAAGCCGCCCCCCATGCAGTATCCGTTGATCGCCGCAATCGTGGGCTTGGGGGTGCGCTCGAGCCGTTCCGCGACGCCCTGGACGAGCGGCTCCAGCGCCTTGCGGAGGTCGCGGTATTTCACCTCGCTCAGGTCGGAGCCCGAGGCGAAGGATTTCTCGCCCGCCCCCGTGATGGCAATCACGCGGACGGAGTCGTCTTCTCCCGCCGCAGCGATGGCGACATGGAGATCGTCCAGCGTGTCCAGAGAAACCGCGTTGTGCTTATCGGGGCGATTGATGGTGATGAGAGCAAGCGGCCCCTCGATGCCGTAAAGAAGATTTTTGTACGCCATCTCGAATCCTCTGGGTGCGCGGGGCCTAACGATTCGTGGGGGTCATTTTCTGGATGACCGACGAGAGTCCTTCGCTCAGCGCGGTACTGATCGTTTTTCGGATGATGCTGTCGAACGCCGCCAGTTCGCTCTGGGTGCCGGTGAATTTGATGTTGATATCTTTGGGCGTCACTTCGACCGTGCGGGTCTGGATGCGGCGCGCCCGTGGATCTCCCAGGCGAAACTCCAGGATCACTGTCCCGCGCCGCTGGGCTTTGACGAATTGCCCGCGGTCGGTGAAATCGAGGATGCGGATTTTCCCGAAAAGCACATAGTCGGATTTCTGCTCGGAAACAGTGTCGAGACTGCCGTCCCATGTTCCGCTACTGGTGCGGAAACCGGCATTCTGTAGCCGCTCGCGGACCATCTGCGTCAGCGATTCCGCGACAGGCCTTTGGTCCGGGACGAGATCGACGATGAGGCGGTGGCGCACGTAGTGGCCGAGGCGGTCTTTCTGCTCCCGGTTGTCCTGAAACGGGGAAACGGCGATGGAGGGCACCTTCACTCCCGCCGGAATCACGCGGGAGAATGCGGGGCCTTCGTAGTGAAGGGGCACGGCGTGGCGCTCCCGCTCGATGGCGCAGCCGGCGGCGCCGATCGCCAGCACGAGCAGAACGATTTTCATGGCGGAGGATCGCATGTTTTTCATGTCAGGTCTCTTTTGGAGGGTTAATTTTTTTCGCGCAGATAGTCATCGGTCCCGTCCAGCCAATCCCGCCGGATGGGGCTGAATATGTCGTAATCGATCGCCTCTTCATCGCCCACAACTTCGGCGCCATGGGGAACATTCGGGGGAATCAGAAGGGTTTGACCCGGCCCGACCTCGATTTTTTCACCGTCAATTTCGAAGAGGATCCTGCCCTTGAGCACATGGGAAATTTGTTCGTGAATGTGGCTGTGCCGTGGAACGATACAGCCAGGCTTGAGGACGAGCCGACAAAACATCTCGTTTTCGCCGACGATCATCTGCCGCGAAAAGCTGCCGGTCACTTGCTCGAGGGGCATATCGGACCAGTCGAATTTCCG
Proteins encoded:
- a CDS encoding enoyl-CoA hydratase/isomerase family protein gives rise to the protein MAYKNLLYGIEGPLALITINRPDKHNAVSLDTLDDLHVAIAAAGEDDSVRVIAITGAGEKSFASGSDLSEVKYRDLRKALEPLVQGVAERLERTPKPTIAAINGYCMGGGLEVALGCDLRVAAENARFATPEGKLGIIPGGGATQRLPRLIGRAWAMEMLLMGETIDAEQALRMGLVTRVVPLEELMPTVRRMADHLAAFAPMVPRFMKAMIHSGMEGSIAAGLALEKFAQGALCETEDKAEGINAFLEKRKPKWKGK
- a CDS encoding cupin domain-containing protein codes for the protein MRARKFDWSDMPLEQVTGSFSRQMIVGENEMFCRLVLKPGCIVPRHSHIHEQISHVLKGRILFEIDGEKIEVGPGQTLLIPPNVPHGAEVVGDEEAIDYDIFSPIRRDWLDGTDDYLREKN